From a single Arachnia propionica genomic region:
- a CDS encoding FadR/GntR family transcriptional regulator gives MTRATETVERIKQFITTSGLQPGDCLPSESDLCDSLGVSRSSVREAVRTLSTLDIVEVQHGRGTFVGNATLRPLVETLTFRMGMLHGEHQQALCEVVEARRGIDLGEADQVCSILRGTNDEELHRLVDQIAEMRRQGESFAELDRSFHITLMHRAGRRIIADLVAAFWEVQAVTMAKLPPSTVTDLPSAHTEILKAAEAGDVNDYRRAVCTHYEPLLASFRR, from the coding sequence ATGACCAGAGCAACGGAGACCGTCGAACGGATCAAGCAGTTCATAACAACCAGCGGGCTTCAGCCTGGTGACTGCCTGCCCAGCGAATCTGATCTGTGCGACAGCCTCGGTGTTTCCCGGAGTTCGGTCCGGGAAGCTGTGCGAACCCTCAGCACCCTGGATATCGTCGAGGTCCAACACGGTCGGGGAACCTTCGTCGGGAACGCCACCCTCCGTCCCTTGGTGGAGACGCTGACCTTCCGCATGGGCATGCTTCACGGGGAACACCAGCAAGCGCTTTGCGAGGTGGTCGAAGCGCGGCGGGGAATCGACCTGGGTGAGGCTGATCAGGTCTGTTCCATTCTCCGGGGAACCAACGACGAGGAGCTCCACCGGTTGGTCGACCAGATTGCCGAGATGAGGAGACAGGGGGAATCCTTCGCAGAGCTGGACCGTAGCTTTCACATCACCCTCATGCATCGCGCAGGCAGAAGGATCATCGCGGACCTGGTCGCGGCCTTCTGGGAGGTTCAGGCCGTGACAATGGCCAAGCTCCCACCGAGCACCGTGACGGACCTGCCCAGTGCACATACAGAGATCCTCAAAGCAGCCGAGGCCGGGGACGTGAACGACTACCGGCGAGCGGTGTGCACACACTATGAGCCTCTTCTCGCGAGTTTCCGGCGCTAG
- the gatC gene encoding Asp-tRNA(Asn)/Glu-tRNA(Gln) amidotransferase subunit GatC gives MALTPQDVARLAALARLELTESECAELAPELEVILGSVARVGEVAGDDVPLMTHALPLTNVMRADQVHESLPQQEVLAGAPDVEDERFRVPRILSED, from the coding sequence GTGGCCCTGACCCCTCAGGATGTGGCGCGGCTGGCAGCACTGGCCCGGCTCGAACTGACCGAGTCGGAATGTGCCGAGCTGGCCCCCGAACTGGAAGTGATCTTGGGCTCGGTGGCCCGGGTGGGCGAAGTGGCGGGAGACGACGTCCCCCTCATGACCCATGCACTTCCTTTGACCAACGTGATGCGCGCCGACCAGGTGCATGAATCCCTGCCTCAGCAGGAGGTGCTGGCAGGAGCCCCCGACGTCGAGGACGAGCGTTTCCGCGTTCCCCGGATCCTGAGCGAGGACTGA
- the gatA gene encoding Asp-tRNA(Asn)/Glu-tRNA(Gln) amidotransferase subunit GatA yields the protein MTEIITRTAHEQADLLAAGEVSSVELTRAHLDQIEAIDPALNAFLHVNAEGALAAAAAIDARRAKGEELGPLAGIPIAVKDNFCTTGLPTTCGSRILEGWIPPYDATVVARLKQAGLIILGKTNMDEFAMGSSTETSAFGPSRNPWDLDRIPGGSGGGSSAAVAGCLAPLALGSDTGGSIRQPGAVTGTVGVKPTYGGVSRYGVVAMASSLDQPGPVTRNVLDAALLHAAMGGHDPMDSTSIAQPLPPLVEAARRREVRGLRIGVVKELGGEGYDAAVETRFTEAVQWLRDGGAEVVEVSCPYFEYALAAYYLIMPAELSSNLARFDAVRYGLRLGDDGSRDMEAVTSFTRGQGFGREAKRRLIIGTYALSSGYHDQYYGSAQKVRTLVARDFEAAFAECDVLVSPTTPTVAFRLGERTSDPMAMYKADLCTIPSNLAGNASASFPVGLSDEGLPVGLQVIAPPLADDRLYRVGGFIEATLEDRLEGPLLKRAKPLDGTRAVWR from the coding sequence GTGACCGAGATCATCACCAGGACGGCCCATGAACAAGCCGACCTGCTCGCGGCGGGCGAGGTGAGCTCCGTCGAACTGACCCGCGCCCATCTCGACCAGATCGAGGCGATTGACCCGGCCCTCAACGCATTCCTGCACGTCAACGCCGAAGGCGCCCTGGCCGCCGCGGCCGCGATCGACGCCCGCCGGGCCAAAGGTGAGGAACTCGGCCCGCTGGCGGGAATCCCCATCGCGGTGAAGGACAACTTCTGCACCACGGGACTGCCCACCACCTGCGGTTCCCGCATCCTGGAGGGCTGGATCCCTCCCTACGACGCGACGGTCGTCGCGCGCCTCAAACAGGCCGGGCTGATCATCCTCGGCAAGACCAACATGGACGAGTTCGCGATGGGATCCTCCACCGAGACCTCCGCCTTCGGGCCCTCCCGCAACCCGTGGGACCTCGATCGGATTCCCGGCGGCTCGGGGGGAGGATCCTCCGCCGCGGTGGCGGGCTGCCTCGCCCCGCTCGCTCTGGGCTCCGACACCGGGGGCTCCATCCGCCAGCCCGGGGCGGTGACCGGCACCGTTGGGGTGAAACCCACCTACGGCGGGGTATCGCGCTACGGGGTGGTGGCGATGGCATCCAGCTTGGACCAGCCCGGTCCCGTCACCCGCAACGTCCTGGATGCTGCGCTACTGCACGCAGCCATGGGCGGTCACGACCCCATGGACTCCACGTCCATCGCACAGCCGCTGCCCCCTCTGGTGGAAGCGGCACGCCGCCGCGAGGTCCGGGGGTTGAGGATCGGCGTGGTCAAGGAGCTCGGCGGTGAGGGCTACGACGCCGCCGTTGAAACCCGATTCACCGAGGCCGTCCAGTGGCTGCGCGACGGCGGAGCCGAGGTGGTCGAGGTGTCCTGCCCATACTTCGAATACGCCCTGGCCGCCTACTACCTGATCATGCCGGCGGAACTGTCCAGCAACCTCGCGCGCTTCGACGCGGTGCGTTACGGGCTGCGGCTCGGCGACGACGGATCCCGCGACATGGAGGCAGTCACCTCATTCACCAGAGGACAGGGCTTCGGACGCGAGGCCAAACGCCGGCTCATCATAGGCACCTACGCCCTTTCCAGCGGCTACCACGACCAGTACTACGGATCCGCCCAGAAGGTTCGCACTCTTGTGGCCCGCGACTTCGAGGCGGCCTTCGCCGAGTGCGACGTGCTGGTCTCGCCCACCACACCCACCGTCGCGTTCAGACTGGGGGAGCGCACCAGCGACCCGATGGCGATGTACAAGGCGGACCTGTGCACCATCCCGTCGAACCTTGCCGGCAACGCGTCGGCGAGTTTCCCTGTCGGTCTGAGCGATGAGGGGTTGCCCGTCGGGTTGCAGGTGATCGCACCCCCGCTGGCCGATGACCGGCTCTACCGGGTGGGTGGTTTCATCGAGGCAACCCTGGAGGACAGGCTGGAAGGGCCGCTGCTCAAACGGGCGAAACCTCTCGACGGAACAAGGGCGGTGTGGCGATGA